The genomic segment GAGGCGTGACATCGAAGCGGAAAGGGGCAATGCGCAGACTTTCCGAGGAGGCGGCAATGGCCTCAGGAAGAATGCCAGCGGCGAGGGCGGCCTGAAGAAGGCGGCGGCGGGTCAGGGATGGCATAACAAAATATGCTGCAAAAAAATCAGAGGCCAAATGCAGTGTCCATCTGCTGCGAGACTCCAGTAAGGTAGGCCAGATCACCGCCGGCCACTTCAGCCGCCAGCCAGCCGTGGTAGTTGATCTCCAGCAGGGCCTTGCGCACATCGGCATAGTCAATGTCGCCTTCACCAATCGGAGTGAACTTGCCCTGCGCCCGGGAGAAGCCTTTGACATCGAGCTTGAGCACCCGCTTGCCGAGCTGGCGGATCCAGCCGCCCATGCTGCCGTATTTCCAGTGGTTGCCGATGTCGAACTGCATGCCCACCCAGGGGGAGTTGAATTCGTCCACGTATTTCACGAACTTGTCGGCGTTCTGGTCCGCACCGCCGTCGTGGTTGTAGAGGAACTGGTTCCAGACGTTTTCAATCACGATGGAAACACCCAGCTCGGCGGCCAGAGGCACGGCCTTGGCGATGTTTTCCACCGAGCGCGGCCAGATCTCGTTTTCAGGCCCGTCCTCGCCTTTGCCGACGACCAGCAGCACGCTGTGACCGCCGACGGCGCGGGTATCCCGCAGCGCGGTTTTGAGGTCGGCCAGGGCCTGGGCCCGGGTGGCTGCATCGGCACTGGTGTGGCGGATTTTCCAGTGGCTGCCGCAGACGGTGCCATCCACAGGCAGGCCAGATTCGGCGATGGCCTTCTTCGTCTCTTCCACGTCCATGCCGGGGGCGTTCATTTCCACGCCCATGAACCCGGCCTGTTTGGCGGCCTTGAACTTGTCGGTCAGGCTGCCGTCCACCTTGATCATGCCGATCTTCAGTGTCTTATAAAGACGGCCCGCGAGGGCGTGCGGCACCCCGGGAGCGGCGGCGAGATTTTGCCAAGCAGGCAGGGCGGCCCCGGCGGTGAGAAGCGAGGCACGATGGAGAAACTGGCGGCGGTTGGTGATCATGATGGGCGAGTGGGTACAAACGCACCATCAGGCACGTCTTTAGCCAAACGCCCCTCAGGGACCGGCAATCCGGTGCCCTAGTGACGAAAAGACATCTTTTGATGAGATGCCGGTCAGGCATCCCGCAGCAGGATGGCATCCACATTAATGCCGTCATAGAGGGCATCGCTGAGGATCACCAGCGGGTCACCGGCCTTGATGTGGCCATGCTTACGCAGCATCTCGATGGCGTCGCGGATGGCCTTTTCCGGGTTGCCTTCTTCAAAGGCCAGCACAAAGGGCTGCACGCCTCGAGCGGTGACCAGGGTGCGGCTGACGTGGAGATTGGGCGTGAAGGCAAAGATGGAGGCAAACTCCGGGCGCTGATGCGCGAGCAGGTGGGCCATGACCCCGCGCAGGGTGAAGACCAGCAGCTTGGAGTTCGGGATGCTGTTTGCCAGCAGGATGGCAGCCTTGACGGTCTTGTGCTTGTTCGTCTTCAGCGGGGCGTCACTGGCGAAGCGGCCGGAGGGATACTTTTGCTCGATGCGGCGGATGACGGTGTCCAGCACCTCCACGCACTTCTCCGGGTAACGGCCCACGCTAGTCTCACCGCTCAGCATCACGCAGTCCACCTGCTCGATGACCGCATTGAAGATGTCGGTCACCTCGGCCCGGGTCGGCACGGGGTTTTCGATCATGCTTTCCAGCATCTGTGTGGCCACGATGACCTTGCGGCCATGGTAGGAGCAGCGCTCCACGATGTGGCGCTGGATCAGCGGCAAGTCTTCGATGGGGCATTCGCTGCCGAGGTCGCCACGGGCCACCATGATGCCGCCGCTGGCCTCCACCAGCGTGTCAATGTTTTGCAGGGCCTGCTGGTTCTCAATCTTGGCGATCACCCGGGCCTTGCTGCCTTTTTGCTCCAGCAGCAGTTGCAGGTGCTGAATGTGGGCAGGCTCGCGGGCAAAGCTGAGGGCAAAGTAGTCCACGCCCAGCTCACAGCCCAGGTCCAGGTCGGCATAATCTTTCTGGGTCAGCGGCGGCAGGCGCACGGGCACGCCGGGGAGATTGATGTGGCGGCGGGACTTCATTTCGCCCTGGGTCAGGACGGTGCCGATGACGCGCTTTTCACTGATCTCGGTGGCCTTGATCTGGATCATGCCGCCGTCCACCATGATGATGTCGCCCACGTGGAGGTCTTTGCCCAGCTCGGGGTAGTTGACGGTGACGGAGAGGGGCACCGTGGCGGCCACATCGGGCTTGCAGCGGAATTCCACCCAGTCACCCACCTGGAGCTGCCAGGGCTGCTCCACATCGCCCGTGCGGATGCTGGGGCCGGTGAGATCCATGAGGACGGAGATTTCCTTGGCCCCTTTGGCCGCGGCTTCGCGGATGCGGCCATAAACCATGCGCACCCAGTCGTGCGAGGCATGGCTCATATTGAGGCGGAAGATGTCCGCGCCCTTTTCCATGAGATTGAGAATGACTTCAGCGGACTCGGTGGCAGGCCCGAGGGTGCAAAGGATCTTGGTTTTACGCATGTTCGGCATGGTTGAAGGGGGGGCCGGGAGATTCAAGCGGCAATCCTGCCATGAAGCACGAGACAGGCCATGGTTGAGCCTCAGTCAGAGGATCACTCCTGAGACCAAGCCTTCAGATCATCGAGAAACAGTCGCAGACTGGGGGAAACCTTCGCGGCGGCTTCCAGATCCTCACTCGCAGCTTGCCAAAAAAGTTCGTCTCGATTGAGCCCTCGTGATTTCGCAGCTTCATCTCGAAGGTCTTTGAGCTGCGGAGGCGGAGTGTTCGGATAGTATTGCCGTGCTAGGTGACTGTTTGCCTCACTAAAAAGCGGTAACTCTTCCCGGTCTGGTTGAAGGAGGGTTAACACCCAACTCTCGATCATTTCCACAGGCACGGCCAAGGCGACTTCGATGGGCCATTGAGAACGGTCTTTGCCCAAAGTCGCCGTCAGCATTTCGACCAGCTTCGTGTAGCGCGGCTCTTTCTTTAAATCGGCCTTCGGCAAAGGGCGTGGATAAACACAACCCGCTGGATGCCCAGGGGCGCGATCATTGTCAACGGCGATGATCACGGCTATTGGTTGTTTTTCGGACCAACCTTTGAAGCGGTTGATCAGCAAACGAGCGGATGCGATGGCTGTATCATAGCTGGAGCCCCGGCGAACTCGAAACTCCTGATCGCTGTGGAAGGACTGTCCTGTGACACGCTCGGCGATGCGCTCATAGAACATCTCATCCAGCTCGCCTTCGCAGAGGATGTAGAGATGCTTCTGCATGTCAGTTGGCCGGGCGACGATTGATCTTGGCAGGCACTCCCCCGACGAGGCCAGAGAACCACAGATTGCCGAGTGGCATGTCTTCAGGATCTACCGAGTCGTAGTCCAGGTCTTTGAGGCGATCCGCCAGCGTGCTCAGCGTGCTCGCTCCATCCTTTTTCTCCACGATGATCACCGCTTCTTTGTCGTCCTGAAAACAGTCCACCAGATAAGGGTTATGGGTCGTCGCCAGGATGTTGATTCCATGCTTTTCAGCGATGTCTTTCATCATCGGAGCCACATACTCAAACAGTCGTGGATGCAGGCCACGATCAATGTCTTCCAGCAAGATGATCGGTGGTGGATTCTCCTGGTGAACGATGGTGAGGATGCAAAGAACGAGTCGTGTGCCTTCCGAGAGTTCGGTGGCAGGAAGAGGTTTACTGAGACCTCTTTCACGCACTTGAATTTGTTTGGTTCCTTCGGCTGTGGTCCGAAGGCTTAATTTTTCGACTTCAGGAACGTAGCGTTTAAAGTTTTCTTCGATCTTATCAAAGAGGTCTTCCCGATCTCCATTTTTCAGTGATTCAAGAACTTGGGCCGTTCCAGAACCGTTTTCTTTGATCTGTGCGTCAGCTACAATGGCTTCTGCCTCTGAGATACAATCGGCTTCTAAAGCGAAGCGTGGAATAAGGGTTCCAGGCTTCCATGGAAACCGCCAAGTAAGTTGGAATTGGCCCTCTAAGATCTCTTCGGCATGAACTCCGAAATCACTATGGCCGTCATTCATAAAAACATCAAAGCCAGTAGGTTTAGTGGGGGAATTGATGTGTTTAATCCACTGTTGGGCAGTCTCGAAAACTGGTGACTCACCGTTCTTAGCTTCTTCCATAAAAGCTTCGATATCAAAGCTGGGAGCATTGCTAAGGAGTGACAAGAATCTAAGTAAATTCGTCTTCCCCGAACCATTCGCCCCAACGACGAGTGAAAACGGTCGCAGTTTGACCTCCGCGTCCACGAACGAGCGGAAGTTCTGAATTCGGATGCGCGTGATCATTCCTGAAAGGCTACCGTCTGCACTGCGGCCTTGCAAGCTCGACGCGATTTGAGCCTACAGCCAGATCATGAGCTGCTGCACGAGGTCCTTGGTCTGGGTGACGCGGTATTCGTCGCCGGCCTGGAGGCGGACTTTGTTGCCGTCGCTGCAGTTGTTGAACTCAAAGAGGACGGGCAGCTCGCCGGGGAACTGGGTGAGGACTTCGTGGATGCGGTCGAGGTCGATCTGGCTGTGGCGTCGGCAGTCCAGGCGCAGCAGCAGGGGTTTAGGCGGGGCCGGGGGTGGTGCGGGCTTGGCGGGGATTTCGGCACCGGCTTCTCCGGCATTGGCCACGCGGGCTTTTTTCGGGGACAGGGGCTTGGCATCGCCGAGGGTGAGGCGGTTGCCCTCGGTGCGCTGGTCCTTCATGCAGCGGCAGCGCAGGCCCAGCACGGCACCGACTTTGAGGAACTCCTTGAACTTCTCGTACTCGTCGCTCCAGACCATCATCTCGATCTGGCCAGTGAAGTCTTCGAAGGTGAAGGTGGCGAAGGGGCGGTTGTCCTTTTTTGAGTATTTGACGTCGAGGCTGTTGACGATCCCGGCGATGAAAACCGTCTGCGGTTTGGCGCTGGTGTCCACTTCCTCCAGGGCGATGATTTTCGTCAGCTTACTGGATTCAAAGTTGCCCCGGTAGCTGTCCAGCGGGTGGCCGCTGACGTAGAAACCGAGCAGCTCTTTTTCAAAGGCCAGTGTCTCGTCCATCGTCCAGGGCGTGATCTCCACCTGGGCCGCCGCTTTCTTGGGCGGGGCCATGGCAAAGTCATCAAAAAGACCGCCCTGGCCAGCTTTTTTGTCTCTTTGGGCGGAGGCGGCCGAGGCGAGCACCTGCTCCAACTTCGCAAAAAGGGAAGCCCGGTGCTCTTTGGTGAAATCAAACGCGCCGGACTTCACCAGCGCTTCGAGCAGCTTCTTGTTCACCGCCCGGGTATCCATGCGCGCGGCAAAGTCTTCGAGACTCTTGAAAAGACCGTTTTTCTCACGTTCTTCGATGGCGGCGGCCATGGCTCCTTCGCCGACGTTTTTCACCGCACTGAGACCAAATCGGATCGCATTGGGCCCTTCGATGTTGGGATCGGCATCCTTGGTGCGCTCAGGGGAAAACTTGAGCAGGGAGCGGTTGATATCGGGCGGCAAAATCGCCATGCCCATGCGCAGGGATTCGCTGACGAAATTGGCGATCTTGTCCGTGTTGCTGACTTCCAGACTGAGCACCCCGGTCATGAACTCGACCGGGTAGTTGGCCTTGAGGTAGGCCGTGCGGTAAGTCACGATGCCGTAGGCGGCGGAGTGCGATTTGTTGAAACCGTACTGGGCGAATTTTTCCAGCAAGTCGAAGACGGCGTTGGCCTGTTTGTCGCCGATGTCGTTGGTCTTTTTGCAGCCTTCGACGAAGGCGATACGTTGCCGGGCCATCTCGGCCAAGTCCTTCTTACCCATCGCTCGGCGCAGCAAGTCAGCCTGACCGAGGGTGAATCCGGCCAGCAAGTTGGCGGCCTGCTGCACCTGCTCCTGGTAAACCAGAATCCCGTAGGTTTCCTTGGCGATCTTCTCCAGCAGCGGGTGCGGATACTCCACCTCTTCCAGCCCTTTTTTACGCTGGATGTAGTCGGGAATGAACTGCATGGGCCCCGGACGGTACAGGGCCAGAATAGCGATAATTTCCTCAATCCTGTCAGGACCGAGCTGCTTGCAGGTATTGATCATCCCGCCAGATTCCATCTGGAACACGGCGACTGTTTCGCCCCGCTGTAGCATCTCGAAGGTCTTCACATCATCCAAGGGAGCCTCGGATGTGTTGAAGCCGGGCACGCGTTTTTGCACCCACTGCTCCGCCTCCTGGATGACGGTCAGCGTTTTCAGCCCCAGGAAGTCCATCTTGAGCATGCCCAGTTCCGTGAGCGGCTTCATGGCAAACTGGGAAACGATTTCGTTTTCGTTGCCTCGCGTCAGGGCGATGAAATCATACAGGGGCCGGTCGCCGATGACGACGCCCGCCGCGTGGATGCCGGTGCCGCGGGTGATGCCTTCGAGGAAGGTGGCGTGCTTCCACAGCTCTTGCGCGTTGCTATCGTTTTCGATGTAGGCCTTCAGCTCCGGGTTTTTGTCAATGGCCCCGTCAATATGGATCATCTTGCCCGTGGCCTTGTCCTTCTTGTCCTCACCGGCGAGCGTGATGTTCAGCTCGGTGGGGATCATCTTGGAAAGACGGTCCGCATCGCCATAGCTCCAACCGAGCACGCGGCCAACGTCGCGCACCACGGACTTCGCGCCCATGGTGCCAAAGGTGATGATGTGGCTGACGCTGAGGTCGCCATACTTTTCACGCACGTATTGGATGACCTCGCCACGGCGGGTCTGGCAAAAGTCGATGTCAATATCGGGCGGGCTGACACGTTCCGGGTTGAGGAATCGCTCGAACACGAGCTCAAACCTCAGCGGATCAATGTCCGTGATGCCGAGCACAAAGGCGACCACCGAACCGGCGGCCGAACCACGTCCCGGACCCACGGGGATGCCGTGTTCACGGGCCCAGTTGATGAAGTCCCAAACGATGAGGAAGTAACTGGTGAAGTTTTTTTCCGCTAGCAAAGCCAGCTCGTAATCCAGGCGCTGGCGCAGGGCTTCGTCATTGAGTGCGCGGTCACGTCCATAACGACGGATGAGGCCTTCTTCACAAAGATGCCGCAGGTAAGCGACGCGGTCTGGCCAGTTACCCTCCACCCCGTCCATCGGGTACTGGGGGTAACGGTCGATGCTGGTGGAGTCGAGTCGGATGTTGATGTCGCAACGCTCGGCGATCTCCAGGGTGGCATCGCAGGCCTCCGGATTTTCCCGGAACAGCGCCCGCATTTCCTCCGCCGTCTTGAAGTAAACTTCGGGCGAGTAGCTGACGCGGTTGACGTCATGCACGTTCGCGCCGGAGCCCACGCAAATCAGGATGTCGTGGCTTTCATGATCGTCGCGATTCATGAAATGCACGTCGTTGGTGGCGACGGTCTTGAGGTCGTACTGCTTGCCCCACTGGATGAGCTGGCGCGCGACGGTGCGCTGCTGCTCCATGCCGTGGTCGTTGAGTTCGAGGTAAAAGTTCTCCGGCCCGAAGATGTCGCGGAACTCGATCAGGCTCTTTTCCGCCTCGTCCTTGCGGTCCGTCAGCAGGAGCTGGTTGATCTCGCCATTGAGGCAGCCGCTGAGGGCGATGAGGCCCTTGCTGTACTGGCGCAGCAGGTCCTTATCCAGGCGCGGCGTGTCGCCGAATTTGCCGTAAAGATGGGCTTCGGTGACGATGCGGGAGAGGTTTTCATAACCCTCATTGCTGGAGGCCAGCAGGGTCAGGTGCGAGGAGCTTTTGCGTCCCTGCACCTCCTTCTTTTCATGCATGGATCCGGGCGCGAGGTACACCTCGCAGCCGAGAATGGATTTCACCTTGGCCTTCTTGGCCGCCATGTAGAAATCAATGGCCCCATACAGGTTGCCATGATCGGTTATCGCCACCGCAGGCATCCCCAGCTCTTTCGTACGGGAGACGAGGTCATCTATGCGGACCGCGCCATCGAGGAGAGAGTATTCGGAGTGGAGATGGAGGTGGACAAAGGAATCTGCCATTGGCCTGCCCAGCCTAGCCAGAAGACCGCACTTTTCTCGCCAAAAATGTTCCAGGCCGGAGATTCATCGCCAGCCCTCCTGGCAGCGGCCTCAGAGCTCGATTTTCATCGCCGGCGGCGGCTTCAGCTTGATCACGGGCTGCTCGCCGGAATCACCTTCATCCACACCCACGGGGACTGCCCTCAGAATGGGCGTGCCGTCGTCATTCACCGGGCGGGCGCGCAGGATGGGCTTCTCGGAGTTGTAGGGATCGGAACCGAGGATGATGGGCTCCTGGAGGTGCACAGGCTCAATGTTGGCAAATTTGCCAGCTTCTGCCAGCAGGGCGGAATCCGCCGTCTGTGTGATGGCCTGATGGAAAGCTTGGAGATCGGCAGGCAGTCCTTCCCCGGTGTGGACGGGGCAGGTGGTGTTGAAGCTGGTGCCAGGGCGTAGATACTCGGAATAGGTGCTGCGGACGGAACGCTCGACGCCATCGGGCCCCTTCACCTTGTCATAACAAAAATCGGTGGCGCGCAGGCCGCTGACCCGGCAGATCTCGATGCGTTCAGCAGTCTCTGGAGGATTGATCTCCTGGGGGGCGCGAGCTTTGGCGCTGGCATTGATGATGTCCGTCCAGATCGGCAGGACGATCTTGTTGGAGAAGGCCCCCGGATAGATGGTCTTTTGCTTGTCAAAGCCCACCCAGACACCGCAGGTGACGGCCGAGGTGTAACCGAGGAACCAGAGGTCCTTCGACTCGTAATGCGTGCCCGTTTTGCCGCCCGCGGGGAAGTCGCCCAGGCCATACTCAATGGAGGGAGCGCCTGTCCCACGGTGCAGGGCTTCGGAAAGGCAGGTGTGGGTCTGGTAAGCGGCGATCTCGTCCATGGCGCGGACGGGCTGGAGGGTCTTTTCGTCGAGCTGGAAGACGGTGCTACCCCGGAAGTCGGTGATGCGCTGGATCAGGTGCTGCTTGGCCGGGCGTTTGCCCAGGGTGGGGAAGCAGGAGTAGGCCAGGCACATTTCATCCAACTTGGATTCGGTGGCCCCGAGGAAGGTGGAGGGGAACTCGCGCAGCTCGGTATTGATGCCGGCGCGTTTGGTGAAGTCGCGGAAGTCCTGCCGGATGCGGCCTCCTTCCAGGGCGACTCTTTCGCCCAGGCGGACGGTGGCGGAATTGTGAGAGCCGACG from the Prosthecobacter algae genome contains:
- the dnaE gene encoding DNA polymerase III subunit alpha, producing MADSFVHLHLHSEYSLLDGAVRIDDLVSRTKELGMPAVAITDHGNLYGAIDFYMAAKKAKVKSILGCEVYLAPGSMHEKKEVQGRKSSSHLTLLASSNEGYENLSRIVTEAHLYGKFGDTPRLDKDLLRQYSKGLIALSGCLNGEINQLLLTDRKDEAEKSLIEFRDIFGPENFYLELNDHGMEQQRTVARQLIQWGKQYDLKTVATNDVHFMNRDDHESHDILICVGSGANVHDVNRVSYSPEVYFKTAEEMRALFRENPEACDATLEIAERCDINIRLDSTSIDRYPQYPMDGVEGNWPDRVAYLRHLCEEGLIRRYGRDRALNDEALRQRLDYELALLAEKNFTSYFLIVWDFINWAREHGIPVGPGRGSAAGSVVAFVLGITDIDPLRFELVFERFLNPERVSPPDIDIDFCQTRRGEVIQYVREKYGDLSVSHIITFGTMGAKSVVRDVGRVLGWSYGDADRLSKMIPTELNITLAGEDKKDKATGKMIHIDGAIDKNPELKAYIENDSNAQELWKHATFLEGITRGTGIHAAGVVIGDRPLYDFIALTRGNENEIVSQFAMKPLTELGMLKMDFLGLKTLTVIQEAEQWVQKRVPGFNTSEAPLDDVKTFEMLQRGETVAVFQMESGGMINTCKQLGPDRIEEIIAILALYRPGPMQFIPDYIQRKKGLEEVEYPHPLLEKIAKETYGILVYQEQVQQAANLLAGFTLGQADLLRRAMGKKDLAEMARQRIAFVEGCKKTNDIGDKQANAVFDLLEKFAQYGFNKSHSAAYGIVTYRTAYLKANYPVEFMTGVLSLEVSNTDKIANFVSESLRMGMAILPPDINRSLLKFSPERTKDADPNIEGPNAIRFGLSAVKNVGEGAMAAAIEEREKNGLFKSLEDFAARMDTRAVNKKLLEALVKSGAFDFTKEHRASLFAKLEQVLASAASAQRDKKAGQGGLFDDFAMAPPKKAAAQVEITPWTMDETLAFEKELLGFYVSGHPLDSYRGNFESSKLTKIIALEEVDTSAKPQTVFIAGIVNSLDVKYSKKDNRPFATFTFEDFTGQIEMMVWSDEYEKFKEFLKVGAVLGLRCRCMKDQRTEGNRLTLGDAKPLSPKKARVANAGEAGAEIPAKPAPPPAPPKPLLLRLDCRRHSQIDLDRIHEVLTQFPGELPVLFEFNNCSDGNKVRLQAGDEYRVTQTKDLVQQLMIWL
- a CDS encoding sugar phosphate isomerase/epimerase family protein — translated: MITNRRQFLHRASLLTAGAALPAWQNLAAAPGVPHALAGRLYKTLKIGMIKVDGSLTDKFKAAKQAGFMGVEMNAPGMDVEETKKAIAESGLPVDGTVCGSHWKIRHTSADAATRAQALADLKTALRDTRAVGGHSVLLVVGKGEDGPENEIWPRSVENIAKAVPLAAELGVSIVIENVWNQFLYNHDGGADQNADKFVKYVDEFNSPWVGMQFDIGNHWKYGSMGGWIRQLGKRVLKLDVKGFSRAQGKFTPIGEGDIDYADVRKALLEINYHGWLAAEVAGGDLAYLTGVSQQMDTAFGL
- a CDS encoding AAA family ATPase; protein product: MITRIRIQNFRSFVDAEVKLRPFSLVVGANGSGKTNLLRFLSLLSNAPSFDIEAFMEEAKNGESPVFETAQQWIKHINSPTKPTGFDVFMNDGHSDFGVHAEEILEGQFQLTWRFPWKPGTLIPRFALEADCISEAEAIVADAQIKENGSGTAQVLESLKNGDREDLFDKIEENFKRYVPEVEKLSLRTTAEGTKQIQVRERGLSKPLPATELSEGTRLVLCILTIVHQENPPPIILLEDIDRGLHPRLFEYVAPMMKDIAEKHGINILATTHNPYLVDCFQDDKEAVIIVEKKDGASTLSTLADRLKDLDYDSVDPEDMPLGNLWFSGLVGGVPAKINRRPAN
- the pyk gene encoding pyruvate kinase translates to MPNMRKTKILCTLGPATESAEVILNLMEKGADIFRLNMSHASHDWVRMVYGRIREAAAKGAKEISVLMDLTGPSIRTGDVEQPWQLQVGDWVEFRCKPDVAATVPLSVTVNYPELGKDLHVGDIIMVDGGMIQIKATEISEKRVIGTVLTQGEMKSRRHINLPGVPVRLPPLTQKDYADLDLGCELGVDYFALSFAREPAHIQHLQLLLEQKGSKARVIAKIENQQALQNIDTLVEASGGIMVARGDLGSECPIEDLPLIQRHIVERCSYHGRKVIVATQMLESMIENPVPTRAEVTDIFNAVIEQVDCVMLSGETSVGRYPEKCVEVLDTVIRRIEQKYPSGRFASDAPLKTNKHKTVKAAILLANSIPNSKLLVFTLRGVMAHLLAHQRPEFASIFAFTPNLHVSRTLVTARGVQPFVLAFEEGNPEKAIRDAIEMLRKHGHIKAGDPLVILSDALYDGINVDAILLRDA